The window CATCGGCGGCGTTGAGCACCCACCAGTTCCCATCGTAACGGCACGGCAGATAAATGGTTTTCCCATCCGGCGTGATGGCCATGCTATCGACATATTTCCCGTAAGTTCGCCGCCACGAAATCGAGTCGCCCGCAATCTCCAGGCAGATCAGTTCGTCCCGTTTGTTGGAGGTGATGTAAAGTTTGCCAAGCGATGGGCTGGCGCAAATACCTTTGTACTCGCCGGAGTCCGGCAGCTCGATCTTTCTGATGAACTTGTGCCCCTGGTTGATGTCGTAAACACTCAACCCCGATTTGTCCGCCACGTATAATCGTCGTTCCAGCGGGGCGGCAGGCGCTTCCGGTTTCACCACCGCGCACCGCGCGGCATCAAGCTGCAGACCAAGCCAGACACAGACAGCGAAGGTCAGCGGCTTCGAACGGCAACGCGATTCTCGGACAGAATTCATCATCGTGTTTCAAGGGAATTCTATTAGAGTCGCGAGGAAAACGCACCATCTTAATTCAAACTGAATCTTATGACTGATGGGATCCCCGGCTTCTTGCGCGTCCAGTCCGACGGCCTTCTGCTGTCCGTGAAATTGCAACCGCGCGCTTCGGCCAACCAGATCGGCGAACCGTTGGGAAATGAATTGCGCATCAAGGTCACGGCGCCGCCGGTCGATGCGGCGGCGAACGAGGCGTTGCTGCGTCTCCTGGCGGAAACCCTGGATCGCCCGCGCAATTGCATCGAATTGGTGCGCGGTCACACCTCCCGTCACAAAGTCCTCAAGCTGCATGGCATTTCGGTTGCGACGGCGGTCGCAAAATTAACCGCGGCTCAATGAGCAGCCGGAGCGGTCGATAAGGGGGACGTAAGATGTTTTGACCGCGCGGCTGAACTCATCTTAGCCTCAGACATGGCCTCATCACAGAATGACAAACCGTTTTCCCTGGCACGGGTGTTGCGCGTGCCGCTGTTGGTTTTGTTCCTCCTGCTGTGGCTGGGCGTCGTCCTATTGATGTTTTTGCTGCACCTCCCCCTGCCCGACGATTGGCAATGGGTGACGGCCCTCTTCCTCGCGTCGGCCACCGCGACAACTCTGGTTGCCATGACGCGGCGTTTGCCCGCCCAAAACGTGGCGGTGGCGGCGGGGTTGATCGCATTTGTTTCCGGCGTCGTTCAGGCCGTCGGTGCGGCCACAGGCATTCCCTTTGGTGCTTACGTTTACACCGACAATGTTGGCCCACGACTCTTCGACACGCTCCCGCTGCTGATGCCGCTGGTGTGGATCGTGGCGATCATCAATTCGCGCGGCGTCGCCCGATTGATGCTGCGACCCTGGCGCAAAACCAAACTCTACGGCTTTCGCGTCATCGGGCTGACGTGCCTGCTGGTAACGCTGCTGGATTTCGGATTGGAACCGTTCGCCACCAAAGTGAATCGATTTTGGATCTGGCAGACCCCGGCGACGGTTCTTGCCTGGCACACGGCACCGTGGATCAACTTTTTCGGCTGGGCCATGACTACGTTGTTGATTCTGGTGGTTGCCACCCCATGGTTCATCGTCAAGCGATCCGCCGGTCAACCACCCGACTATCATCCGCTCATCGTGTGGTTGTCGCTGATCTTGCTGTTCGCGGCCGGCACCGCCGGACACCAGCTTTGGTGGGCTGCCGGTTCCAGTGTGCTGGCGGGTGTTCTCGTAACGATCTTCGCCCTGCGTGGCGCCCGCTGGTGAATCATTGTAGCACATGCGGCTCACCTTTTGCCGGCGGCACGCGCTCCAGGGCGCGATCTCCGGTTCGACAAGCTGCCGCCGCGCGCCCAAATTGTGTCCCTGATTGCCCCGACAACATTACAATCAAGATCTGGACCGAAGCGGAGTTGCAGGCCCTCCCCGAAGACGATTACCTCCACGAAGTGGTCAACGGCGAACGGGTTAGGAGCCCGACAAATAATTGTTTTGCACGGTCGAATTTGCGCCTGTCTGCGGGTCGCCATTGAAAACTTCAACGGCAGTCACCAACTCGGTGTTGTTCTCGACTCCAGCATGGGCTTCTGGATGTTCAATCGCAACTGCCGCGCGCCGGACATCTCCTTCGTTCCAAAGGCGCGGCTTAGGTCCCTCAATTTCAAACCGTCCGCGCAAACTTGCTTCCCGGGGGCACCAGACTTGGCTGTCGCAGTGCTGTCGCCGAAAAACACCCGCGCAAAGAGATTGACGCGCGGTTGAAAGACTTCTTTGCCAGCGGCACGCAAGTCGCCTGGATCATCCACCCCGTTCAGCAATGCGCGGAGATCTGCCACGCCGTGAACAAACGGGAATTACTCGCTCCCGGAGCGTTTCTTGATGGCGAAAATCTGTTGTCCGGCTTCCGTTACGCCATCGCCGACCTTTTCAAGGAGTGGGACTGGGCGTAAGCAAGATTGCGGAATTGGAGATCCTGATTTGAGGCGCACCCGCGGGCTGTGCGTTGCGGGTGAAGCGAGATCGGGCTTGGCCGCGGAGCAGAGATTCCACAGTGAGCCAACCGGCGGTGACGATATCCCGGTGATGTCCTGCCATCATGGTTGCGAAGCTCTGTCCAAAGTCTGGGATCCGCAAATGGAAAATGTTTGCCCGATTTCTGCCGCTGTTGCACGCTGTTGGAAACCTTCTGTCGCACTCAAGCGTCTAAGAAAACCGTATGTTGAAACCATTGCCTGTTAAGAAATGGAATTTCACAACTGCGGCGCATCTACTGAACCGCGCCGGCTTCGGCGGCCCGCCGGCTGAAATCGATAAACTGGTGGACCTTGGGCTCGACAAGGCGGTTACTCAACTGGTCGATTACGAAAACATTCCTGATCCCACGCCCAATCCGGATTGGGCCAAGCCCGACCCCAACCGCGCCCAAAAGTTCAAGGAACTCCGGGAGAGCACGCCGGAGCAGCGGAAGAAATTGCAGCAGGCCGAAAGGCAGATGCAACAGCAACAAATTACTGAGTTGCGTGGCTGGTGGTTGCAGCGGATGGCCAAAGGGCCGCGTCCGCTGCAGGAGAAGATGACACTTTTTTGGCACGGCCATTTCGCCACCAGCGTTGAAAAGGTGAGAGACGCCTACCTTATGTGGCGGCAGAACGAACTTTTCCGTCGTCTGGTCACTGGCGATTGGTTGGATATGTTGGTCCGGGTCGCGCAAGACCCGGCCATGTTGATCTGGCTGGATCAGGCTCAGAGCAGGAAGGAGCATCCCAACGAGAATTTCGCCCGCGAAGTCATGGAGTTGTTCGCGCTTGGAGAGGGGCATTACTCGGAGAAGGACATCTCGGAAGCCGCGCGTGCCCTGACGGGTTGGAGCTACGACCGCATCAAGCAAAGATTTGTTGAACGCCCGAACGTGCATGATGACGGTGAAAAGACAGTGCTGGGGCGCACCGGCAATCTCGACGGCAAAGAATTTCTGGAGCAAGTCGTAGCACAACCACAGTCCGCCCGCTTCATTACCGCAAAGATTTGGAACTTCTTTGCCGGACAACCTGCATCGGACGAATTGGTCACGGCCATGGCCGATGTGTTTCGCAAGGCGAATAATAATTTCAAACCGCTTCTCCATGCCCTGTTTCGCAGCGAAGAGTTTTACTCGGACAACATCATCCGCAATCAGGTGAAGAGTCCGGTGCAATGGTTGGTGGGCAGCGTGCGCGTGTTGGAGCGTGAATTGCCGCCGCCCGTGGTTTGCTTTAGTCTTACGCGAAATCTGGGCCAGGATTTGTTTGCGCCTCCGAACGTCAAAGGCTGGGACGGCGGTCTGAGTTGGATCACGACCAACAACCTGCTCGCCCGCTACAACGAATCCGCCATGCTTGTTCTGGGTGACAAGTCCATGCTGGCCGGATTGAGTTTCGGAAAAGCGAAGGCGCCGATGAAAAGGCAACAACAGATGCAGAGGCGCTTGGAGAATCTGCCTTTGGTGACCGTTTCACCCGAAAAAATCCTGACGGCGGAAGAACGGAAGAACAAGGACGCGTTGATCGCCGCTTTGGAAAAGCGTTTGCTCCAAGGGAAACTGAAGGAAAAACAGGAAAAAGTCCTTCACGAATTTCTGGATTCGCAAGGCGCGCTGGATGACCAGGTGGTTTTGGAAGCGGTCCGGCTGATTATGAGCACGCCCGAATATCAACTGACCTGAACTCTGCAACTTTATGAAAACGGAACTCACACTTAAAACGCGACGGGAATTTCTGCGCACGACGCTGTTGGGCGGCGCGGTTTCGTGGACGGCGCCCTCGTTTTTGGCCAACACATTTGCGGCGTTGCAAGCCGACGCCGCGGATTCCGCCACGCAAATCACCACGGGCCACGATTCCACAATTCTGGTTGTTCTCCAGATGGCCGGCGGCAATGACGGACTGAACACCGTCGTGCCGTACGCCAATGATTTTTATCAGGACGCGCGCCCCAAAATTCGTTTGTCCGGCAACGATGTGTTGAAGATCAACGATCAGGTCGGGCTGCATCCAAACCTCGACAGTTTCAAGGAACTCTACGACAACGGAAATCTCTCGATCGTTCAGGGCGTCGGCTATCCGAATCCGAATCGCTCCCATTTCCGCTCGACAGAAATCTGGCAGACGGCGACCGACTCCAACCGGTATGGCAAATACGGCTGGATCGGCAGTTATTTCGACCACACCTGTTCCGGTTGTGATCCAACCGTCGGCGTGAACATCGGCCGCCAGATGCCGCAGGCCTTTGCCGCCAAGAAGCCCAAAGGTGTCAGCTTGGACAATCCGCAAAACTATCGCTTCATGAGCCCCGAAGGCACCGAGCAATCGTTCCGGAAAATGAACCAACCTGACGAGAACATGACTGACACTTCCGCGGATGATAACTCCGGCGGCACGATTGGCGCCATTTCCGGTCACGCACATCACAGCGGATCGGCGCTCGACTTTCTGGAACGTACGGCGCTCGATGCCCAGGTCAGCTCTGACAAAATCCGCGCCCTCAGCAACAAAGTCGAAAACAAGGCCGTCTATCCGGGTTCCCAACTGGCCAATGCGCTCAAACTTGTGGCGCGCCTGATTGGTGGCGGTCTGCCGGCGCGCATTTTTTACGTTTCACAGGGCGGTTACGACACGCACACCAATCAGGTGCCGACGCAGGACCGTTTGCTGAAAGACTTGGGCGATTCAGTGCAGGCGTTCGTTGAAGACATGAGCGCGCAAGGGAATATGCAACGTGTGTTGGTGATGACCTTCAGCGAATTTGGCCGCCGCGTGGCGGAAAATGCCAATGGTGGCACGGATCACGGTGCCGCCGCGCCGATGTTCGTCATTGGCGAAAAGGTCAAAGCCGGACTGTTGGGCAAATATCCGAGTCTCGCGCCCGACGACCTGGTGAATGGTGATTTGAAATACACCGTCGATTTCCGCTCCGTCTATGCCGGGGTTCTTGAAGGCTGGTTGAAAACCCCCAGCGCTCCGATTCTGGGCAAAAAGTTTGAACCGTTAATTTGCACATAGACACATCGGGGACAGACAAGCCTCAGCATTTTTGCGTGCGAAAGATGCCTCCGGCCCCGCGCACAAAAACATGGCGCGGCAAAGCCACAACCAAAACATCCAACATCCAACATCGAACGCCCAAGGACTGGCGCACCTGCGGGTTCGGCGTTGGATGTTGGATGTTGGATGTTCCCTTTCGGAAAAATCTTCGTCGGAAGCGACGATGTTGGGAGATAGCACTGCGACGTCTGAGCACTTCATCTCGTTTCTTTTGATTGGCTCTCATGGGACAAAAATGAACAAATAAACCGTTCCGGTGCTATGGGGTATTTCCCCGATGCGACTTTCAAGCGGTCCCGATACGGCGGATGGGAATAAGGTGTGCGGAATTGAACACGCCCCTCACCCCGGCCCTCTCCCCGTCCGACGGGGAGAGGGTGAAACTGCGGCGACGTTGCGGCAAATCACCGAACGGTGCGTGTCGGCTATACACGCGGCGTAACATGGTGACCGAGAAATCCGAAGGCCGAAATCCGAAGTCCGAAAGAAACCCGAAGCCCGAAGCCCGAAGCCAATAGCGCGGCTTGTCGTTTGGATTTCGGATTTCGGTATTCGGATTTCTTTCGGATTTCGGCCCTCGGATTTCGGA of the Verrucomicrobiota bacterium genome contains:
- a CDS encoding DUF167 domain-containing protein; the encoded protein is MTDGIPGFLRVQSDGLLLSVKLQPRASANQIGEPLGNELRIKVTAPPVDAAANEALLRLLAETLDRPRNCIELVRGHTSRHKVLKLHGISVATAVAKLTAAQ
- a CDS encoding Uma2 family endonuclease → MHGRICACLRVAIENFNGSHQLGVVLDSSMGFWMFNRNCRAPDISFVPKARLRSLNFKPSAQTCFPGAPDLAVAVLSPKNTRAKRLTRG
- a CDS encoding DUF1501 domain-containing protein, which codes for MKTELTLKTRREFLRTTLLGGAVSWTAPSFLANTFAALQADAADSATQITTGHDSTILVVLQMAGGNDGLNTVVPYANDFYQDARPKIRLSGNDVLKINDQVGLHPNLDSFKELYDNGNLSIVQGVGYPNPNRSHFRSTEIWQTATDSNRYGKYGWIGSYFDHTCSGCDPTVGVNIGRQMPQAFAAKKPKGVSLDNPQNYRFMSPEGTEQSFRKMNQPDENMTDTSADDNSGGTIGAISGHAHHSGSALDFLERTALDAQVSSDKIRALSNKVENKAVYPGSQLANALKLVARLIGGGLPARIFYVSQGGYDTHTNQVPTQDRLLKDLGDSVQAFVEDMSAQGNMQRVLVMTFSEFGRRVAENANGGTDHGAAAPMFVIGEKVKAGLLGKYPSLAPDDLVNGDLKYTVDFRSVYAGVLEGWLKTPSAPILGKKFEPLICT
- a CDS encoding DUF1800 domain-containing protein, with translation MLKPLPVKKWNFTTAAHLLNRAGFGGPPAEIDKLVDLGLDKAVTQLVDYENIPDPTPNPDWAKPDPNRAQKFKELRESTPEQRKKLQQAERQMQQQQITELRGWWLQRMAKGPRPLQEKMTLFWHGHFATSVEKVRDAYLMWRQNELFRRLVTGDWLDMLVRVAQDPAMLIWLDQAQSRKEHPNENFAREVMELFALGEGHYSEKDISEAARALTGWSYDRIKQRFVERPNVHDDGEKTVLGRTGNLDGKEFLEQVVAQPQSARFITAKIWNFFAGQPASDELVTAMADVFRKANNNFKPLLHALFRSEEFYSDNIIRNQVKSPVQWLVGSVRVLERELPPPVVCFSLTRNLGQDLFAPPNVKGWDGGLSWITTNNLLARYNESAMLVLGDKSMLAGLSFGKAKAPMKRQQQMQRRLENLPLVTVSPEKILTAEERKNKDALIAALEKRLLQGKLKEKQEKVLHEFLDSQGALDDQVVLEAVRLIMSTPEYQLT
- a CDS encoding carotenoid biosynthesis protein, translating into MASSQNDKPFSLARVLRVPLLVLFLLLWLGVVLLMFLLHLPLPDDWQWVTALFLASATATTLVAMTRRLPAQNVAVAAGLIAFVSGVVQAVGAATGIPFGAYVYTDNVGPRLFDTLPLLMPLVWIVAIINSRGVARLMLRPWRKTKLYGFRVIGLTCLLVTLLDFGLEPFATKVNRFWIWQTPATVLAWHTAPWINFFGWAMTTLLILVVATPWFIVKRSAGQPPDYHPLIVWLSLILLFAAGTAGHQLWWAAGSSVLAGVLVTIFALRGARW